In Panicum virgatum strain AP13 chromosome 5K, P.virgatum_v5, whole genome shotgun sequence, the genomic window aagatgGTAAACAATTCTAATCTGAAGCACTGAATGATTTCTTTgactccaccccccccccccctccaaatTCAGGCCTCCAGTTCTACGTGTGATGAGCATTATGTTGCACGAGCATCTAGATAATGTGCATGACATCTAAGAAGTTTGGAATGGCTCTGTTCAGGTGTTAGCGAAGTATACATAGATCAAGGAAATCACAAGATCACGGTGGTCGGGATGGCTGACCCTGAGAGGATCGTCAAGGCCATCAGGAAGACCAAGAGGGTCCCAACTATCTTCTCACACAAGGATCCCGCAGCCGAGGCTCAGCCTCCACCTTCCGAAGGGGAAGCTCCACCACCAGCCGACCCACCAGCCGACGCCCCTCCGGAAGAGGCAGCTCCAGCTGAGCACACACCGGAGACCAAGGAGGCACCACAGGCAGAAACGCCGACCATGGATGCCATCATGGTAAACAAGATGCGTGACTACCCATATGGGGACGGCCACCACCTGTACAGGGAGCACTGGGCGAACCACCCCATGGGCATGCCTCGGGTCAGATATGATGCTGCACCTGACCATGTAACACACAACTACAGCCACCACAGCACGAGCCCTTTCATAGCCGAGTACAGCTACAGAGGCTCTCCTGATCAAGAAGGAAGGTACTACTACAGCTATAACTACTACCCAGGCGGAGGCAAAGGAGATGGCAGCCAGATCACTTCAATGTTCAGTGATGAGAACCCAAACACATGCAGCATAGTTTGATATCCATAGAGGTGATCTAAGAAAGGAGTTTGTTTCTGCAGAACCTTCATGTGCCATAGAAGGTTGTGCTGAGACAAGTGATGTATGCTTTGGCATGCAAAAAGGGCTAGTGTTTAGTTGTAAGATTTAAGTGCAGGGGTTGTGTGATGTATGGAAGAGGGGGAGTAAGGTAatcgcccgggggggggggggggggggggtttaatAAGATGATTAACGTGTAGTgggagatgattttttttttggcaatcaTCACTATTTTTACTAACCCTCCTCCCTTCTCTACCTCAGAATCTATAAAGTTGTGGTCCAGTGTGTACTAAAAGGAAGTGGCACAGGTGCTCCCCTGCTGTTTGTTACGATTGGAGAAGAGGAGGACTGAACTGTATGTTGTATTGAGTTAGGCTCAAAGGGCAATATATAGAGTACATAGGACACACCCCAAACCTTAGACACTAGTACATTTACCATTATACCCTTAACACCCCCTCTCAAATGCAACGTGAATGCAATGACGTTGCATTTGGAGAGTTGACACTAAGCACTAGACTAAAACATAGACATGAAAATGATACATCCAAAGTCCGAAATCGAAGATGTCATCAAAGCGTGCAActcttgaacttgtcgatgTTGATGATCTCCTCCACAAGAGGGTATTGCCTTCACAACTGTACTTCAGTAAATAGCCCGAGTCTTCACAAACCAGTACGTCGACTCCACACATGAACCTTGTTTTGGAGACTTTGAACTTGACAATAACAGTGAGATGTGTCAAACCAGCCAAAGATAGAAAGCACCACTGCAAGACGGCAAGCGGTGAGATAGGAAGGTGATGACGACAAATAGATGGCCATTGATCATGACATGGAGCAAGACGGCTCCGAAAGGGATCAAGAGGGCATCGTCGCACCACAATGATGATGTGATTAGCTAAATCGACGGGACTCAGCTAACcataaaacaaaacaaagaaaTTGGCTGATCTGACAATGAATTTTGTGGACACGCACGGCATTGATGAACTGAAGATGTTGCAATTGGACTTGGATTGACACTAATGCAATGTGACACTGACTGAGATGCTAGCAGAAGCATGAAGCTAGGATATGAAACGACAAAACAATTCAAGCAGCAAGCAAAACTACTAGCAGATGATATGGATGGACACGGATGGAAAAATGACACAATATAGTAGATATTAGCAGCAGCAGACAGATAGTAGCAGCAGCAAACAGATaatagcagcagcaacaaaaGAGAGGGCCGCAACAGCGGCTGCAGACGAGGCAGAGGCGGTGACGGCCGTAGAGGGCAGCAGATCAGCGGCAGATGGCTACGACGGGGGACTGCGGGTGGAGGCCGCACGAATCGGCCGGATCCGCAACGGCCGGACGACAGTGACGGGCGGAGCGGACGGCAGCCGTGCGACAAGCGTGGTGGACGGGCTCCGCACGACGGGCGGATGGTCGCGCGGATGGAGGACCACGGCCGCGCAAGGACGATCCGGCAGGGACGGGCGGTGAAGAGGGCGATTCGGCAACGACGGACGCGGACGGGCTGTGGCAGGCCGCTCCCACCACAAATCTGGTGCGGTCGAGGACGAGGACGGCCGCGATGGGCGGCGGGGTGGCCCGATCCGCGACGGCGGACGTGATGGCGGGCAGAGGAGAGCCGCAACGGCGGCCAGACAGGCGGTGGCGCGCGACGACGGCGGAGGACAACCGCAACGGGCGTGAAGATGAAGGCGACGACGGGTACGCTgctctctgctgctgctgagactCAACTAGAAAGAAAAATGGGTCTGGGGCTTGATGGAGATGCTGCCCCTAGGAGCAAGATCGATGCTCCCAGGGGCAGCGCAGCGTTGAATCGAGGGTGGCGGGCCGGATCGAAAAACCTACAGCTGTGATACCATGTTACGATTGGAGAAGAGGATGACTGAACTGTATGTTGTATTGAGTTAGGCCCAAAGGGCAATATATATAGTACATAGGACACACCCCAAACCTTAGACACTAGTACATTTACCATTATACCCTTAACACTATTCCCTGGCCAAGTCTAGCTTTTTCATGTCTATCAAGTACCATGCGAGTTATTCTTAAAATTTTCACATCTGACTTATTTTCTCATACACTTCAGCATACATGATATCAGAAATAAAGTAATCTTGATGTCTATTTCATTTTCATCTTTCATCTTTCATGGGAGCATAAGCAGGATGTTTATATTTTCATAAAGCTAGTAGAATACATCCtaaagtgttggtgtatatgtgtgGCCCATATGGCCCGTGTGTTAAGGCCCATCTAGTGGCCCATGTACAGCTACTATATTACTAatccttctagggtttggaggaatacactgAGTCATTCTCTCTTGCATGGTATCAGAtagccttctctctctccctctcttcctctagccgccgccgccggcaccatggCTGGCCGACCGTCGGCGccacctcccctctcctccttcctcctgctggcgcgcgcgggggggggggggggggggggctctggCGCACCACgcgctgcccctgcccctggcgcCCCTGGTGGATCCACTCCCTTGGCgggggcaccgccgccgccgcgctggccgccgtccctggcggcgcaggcgctggAGGCGCCGCCACTGCCGGCCAGGGCGGGCAGGGCGCGGGGAGCgtgggggccgccgccgctgcccaaggcgcgggcgcgggtgcgcCCGGCACTGTCGCCGACGCCGCTGCGGCCGCTGCCCCCCTCCTCCATGGCTTGGACTCGGTATGCCCCCCACGGACGTCccgttcgccgccgctgccttccGCGGGCAGTAGATCACCGCCGGAGCTGCTACGGCCGACGCCGCTTttgccgcggccctcctcgccgccaagtccgaggttgcggcggctcaggagcgggtccgcgtggtTGCCCTCGCTTGGGAGTGCGAGCGCTCTGCGGCCGATGCTCTAACTCGTCGGGTCACCGAGGCGGAACACTACTTCCTTGTCTCCTCCGGCAAGCAGCCCGTTGTTCTTTTCACCGAGCACGACGCTTCTTCTTCCCACTAGGCCCCGCCCTTTGGATCTGGACCCCGGCTCGACCCAACCAACCCTATGGTTTTCTAGCTCCACCTCTAGGctgccggcgtccagaacatcaaggcactggtctccgtcctcctcgaccctacgtcctcctcctacgggcgttggcgggaccaggtcctcctcgtcctccgccgctacgccctcgacgaccacgtccccCTCGACATACCGGTCGAGGTGAGGGACCTGGTGTGGCTACGCCTCAACAGCGTCGCGatgtcctggatctttgggaccatctccctagatctgcaGGACATCGTCAGGACTCACGGTGGCACCGCACGAGAGGCCTGGCttgcgctcgaggggcagttcctcggcaacgccgaggccCGCGCTCTACAGCTCGACGCCTCCTACCGCACCTTCGAGCAGGGGGGCCTCTCTGTTGGGGAGTTCTGCAggaggatgaagggcatggctgatgctcttcacgacctcgggtgtCCGGTGCCCgaccgggtcttggtgctcaatgtcctgcggggtCTCAACATCACTTATGATCACCTGCGGACATGGATCACCCGCCAGAGGCctttcccctccttcctgcaggtccgggacgacctcattctcgaggagatcaccagggatCCCGCGACTGGCTCGTTCTCCTCCACAGCGCTCGtggctgctcctccggcttcctccgccccacctgccacctccctccttggtgcacCTCCCACCGGGCAgaccgggggtgggggggggcaTGGTGGAcgtcggcgggggggggggggacgtggtggtggtggtggtactaGTGGCCCTGCTTGTGGTGGTGTTGGTaccggtggtggtgctggtggggGCCGGCGGGGCacgccgactccggctccggctccggctccggctcttgcccctgcccctggaggtacgccctggccatccttcagcaaccaaTGGTCAGGGcacatctcgatgtggccgtttcagggtcAGGGGGCCTCGTcttcagctccagccggcggccatgttcaccggtgctgctcctCAGTTCGCGCCATCCTAGAATccacccgctcagcccagccagccaccgacctggcctgggggggtgggaccaggccgcgttggcgcagtccttcagcaccatgggactaacaccgccggtcagcaccgagtggatcgccgactcagGTGTCTTCTTCCACACCACAccagatgccggtatcctctcttctgtccgacccccacatccctcttgtccttcttccatcatggttggtgatgggtcttgcctttctatcaccgccgtgggttctgctcctggttatttccgtcttcccaatgttcttgttgctcctcagatgattcataatcttctttccattcgccagtttactgctgacaattcttgttccatcgaatttggctcctctggtcttactgtgaaggattcggcttcccggcatccgctcctccgatgtgacagcttgGGGCCTCTTTACACCCTTcgtcttcctgcttccgctgctccgcattcgacttcttcttcgtctgctgCCTTTGCCGCAACGTCGTCTTCCACCAcccggcaccgccggcttggtcaccccggccacgacgttttggctcagctcagtcgtagtaccgatgttccttgtactagggttcctgctgagcacctctgtcatgcgtgccagctagatcatcatgttagacttcctttttcatcttcttcgcatgcgacgcatgcatttgatcttgttcactgtgacctgtggacttcTCCTGTACCCAGCATTTCTAGTTATAAATACTATCTAGTGGTGGTTGATGAtttctctcattactcttggacttttcttttgcgcgccaagtctgagacctttcccaccctcctccacttctttgcctgggtgtccactcagttcggcctcaccattaagtccatccagtgtgacaacgggtgTGAGTTCGACAACaccacctcccgttctttcttcctctctcgcggtgttcagctgcgtatgtcttgtccataTACCTCTCCCCAGAatagcaaggctgagcggatgattcacACGATGAACGACGtcatgcgcacccttctgatccaggcctctctgcctccccgcttctgggctgagagtctccacaccgccacctacttgctcaaccgccttccgtccacgacttcccctgctcccactccacaccacgctcttttcggtacccctcctcacTACGACCACCTTTGTGTCTTCGGATGTGCATGTTATCCTAACATCTCCgtcactgctcctcacaagctggcgccccgctcgactcgttgtgtgtttcttggttactcccctgaccacaagggtaccgatgctttgacctcacctctcgacGGGTCCTCATCTCCCGACACATtgtgtttgacgagtcggattttccctactccacctcctctacaCCTTCCCCTGACCTCGAGTTGGAGTCCCTGTTTTCGCCTGACCTGGTGGTTCAACCACCTTTGTCTGTCTGTCCTTTTTCTGCAGGTTTTCCTAGTACACCGGCACCGCCTCTGGTGATCTCTGCTGCGCCACGTGCggccccggtgtctcctgctgaGCACGCTATGCTttgccggtgcaggtgtaccggcgtcgttcggtgccggcaccggcgccgactccggcaccggcgccgactccggctccggaggctccaacgtcgcctacaccggagccgtcgccaccgccgcctccaccgactCGCTCTCGTGTCGAGCCGGCGGTGCGCCACCCGCCCGTCATCCATTGGGACCCCGGTCATATTCATCCtttggtgactcggcggatggcttcTTGgtccgcgactctctccgccacagagggagagccgcggatctctccggtaccctcctctgtccacgacgccctggcggatcctcattggcgtcgcgcgatggaagaggagtacgtggctcttcttgccaaccagatgtgggacctcgtgccgcatCCGTCtagttgcaatgtggtcactagcaagtggatctggacgcataagcgtcgggatGATGGTACACTGgatcgctacaaggctcgctgggttctccggggtttcaccTAGCGgactggtgtggactatgatgagaccttcagtccagtggtgaagcctgctacagtGCGCACGGTCATCTCGCTCACTCTCTCTCGCTCATGGCCTGTGCACCaactggatgtgaagaatgcgtttctccATGGCACTTTGTCAgagtgttgtcggtcaaaactcaccggcgagtagcgacaagcaacacaaagagccgggaggtcgccggggcgctggcaggcactgctccctcgtcaacggcccgcaattccagcacatgcCGCGGCTTtgtaagacgcagggcgtgccacctgacctataccagattaggaaggtgcgaacgtgcttgcgacgatttgcctgcatacacaaacacgtggaaacataagtccgagccgtggtcagctccccgggacgactcttgcatcgactTTAAAGATCCGATCGAGTCCCGgggtcagattggatctgcttatatccggatattgataaataaggcaaataactgtaaaactacttcaattaaatctagctaatctaatccacgacggtaaaagactcactgctagatcggaacatcctacacgtaattgggcctaatgagcgtaataaataactaaaccttaaccagaatagaggcctaagaacaagctaaagctgattcccggatcaaatccctgttaagactaaggcaaagcatctaatacgtcaccggatcatccaacccgtttccaaggcctaacctagcagatattactcCAATTCTTAAgcataagaacaaaccgtaacagattaaatctactagatggaaaagaagcagggtgttgtctccgtgcaactaattctatgcaacaagaattagcataagattaaaacgTGGCTGCACAgaaataacatgatattcgtagatggtaagcaacaaaagcataatgaatctactaaaagccatgctacgaacatcaagataactagtactactcgccataaaaaacacttcagtacgagtaataccaaggtaaaagcaataacaacgctgccctgatcgcaagaagcgatcagggaaacatggcgcttacttggatgaaaccctagaattaggggtggcgatgcgccgagagttgttgattgcaaaacgtgatgacgttctcctcTTTACAAATACCAtatgatacatatttatagtccagagacttgggaaacaatctaaactaatgtgtccatatcggactctatctctaactcaatctgaacaaaatctaaggatacatggcccatatggcctaaatgctcacgcaggagccgattcgtaagccttcttcaatttcttcattaagcccaactcactcgaggcccattaattaacctgttaaattatgacgataacacatgccccctggttttggcaatgataattccaaaaccactcagtcgcttcatcttcccgttaatgttcattaaaacccactgcaaccaccaaggaagacgcaacgtctctgcaactggctcctcgtagaacgtgaaactgtcgatccatcttccattttttactatttaatctcatcccAAATCGGCTCTCTTCACGacaaactcatcttcctcccaaagctgagtagcacagaaaaccccaaccttcagtatccagtagccatggcgatttcctcctcttccggctccaactccatcggccattcttcttcccctccttcttccccttcttcttcaaacCTTTcggcctcctccctcgactctATTCCAGAGAGTCGGGAACCGACGCCGGAGTAcgacccggcggcggcgtacgaggcgctcgctcctctacactgggatgcagaggagttcgacttcgagaTCGCCTCCGAAGACGACGAGCCCCAGACTGAATGCgaagacctccaactcctgttccaggaggagttggagagcagCAGCGAAGAAGACTCCTCCCCggatggagccgattcctcctcgAAAGAGGAGAccggttcctcctccagcgACGATGACCCGATGATAGGAAAGCCTTTCcgattcctcgggtcctccgaggatgACAGCAAAGAAGAgaacggtggtggcggcggctggagcgatGACGCCGAGActgacggcggcagcagcgccttcgacggcgccagcgacgacgacgacagcgacggcggagatgcgccggctcgaagccccaaatgccgtaggtactaggtacctacgagcggtagatgtaggtagtagaGTAGAAGTAGtattgtaaagccgaaggaatttccctttgtcaaatcggcttttCCCGTAAAAAACCAACTTTTAATGAAACTTGTCATCTTTTAACTTGTTTGCTCGGATCTCaccccaaaaagccgatggcatcgcatcaggctttactaatgtccaagagccgacgaaattcaaaattggaagcaacccgcataaaAACAGAACACCACTTCCACTCTGAATCCGACTCGAAATAGACACtccaaatccgagcgtaattcgagaaCCCCGCTCCATAAATTCGAGCAAAGATTCGCAAATcatccagaattcgaatcagagcctgcagaacaaccaaaccctaagtcagcagatctgaaccatggcggactctgcagctcagacaacgAATTCTGCagtcgatgatgcggcaatctgcggcctgaaggtaatattcagcctgccccttttaactttcttcagcccgttaagcctccaacaaattaaactctaaaatatgacaccacatgtaaatttctgaatctctgaacttcaggtgtcagacatcctcctgtcgcatccttccaatccaaaatccttttgtcttggcccacgaacttatgaaaatcccacagatttaatctcctaTGAAGCAAACAGGATCCCTTTCataagtcaaaacattgatttgaattcctgggccgactgcttaagagcctggcccaatCCACCCGAAAGCTGGactacatggtacaacagagtagcaaaagcctacatgcccttgtggcaagaattgAACATAGTTGATGCACTCAGTCTATCATTATCTCCCTtggacaaagatgaaaaccttctgaagaccatcggctatttctggtccgatgTTCTAAACTATTtcttctttggtcatggacccatgacccataatctgctggatgttaccatgattactGGCCAAGACATTAAGTCTCCTCATCCTGCAGCTCACAGAATgatagaagtccccttcaaactttcatctaaaacagactgcacaaactggagcacttacatgaaccagcacatgaaaacgaaAGGTCCAGGAAgcaaaaaggaacacacagcctttcttaatctttggttagaacatttcatcttctgtggtccttccttagccccaactaagaattaccttcctttggctTATCATCTAGCCCATAGCAATCACACCAACCTAGGAAAGATTTtcctcggagaaacatacagatatctccacttaatgacaactagcttgcttagccaaaggaaactcagaactggaggtccttggtggttcattcagttatgggcacaactctatttccagcatcagatcccaaacttccaaagcTTAGCAAAGAATTCCTTCCCTGACGAGAAAGGCAgaccaattagatgcaccagctatggccaagccctattcagcctTCCTGGTagtaaactgaactcaacagatgcagcaaaatagttcaaaattttcTACAAAGGCCTAAAGAATCCCCTttattttccattcactgaatctgaaacTTTTGAAAAACCAACTGTCTTTAGActggatagttttgccgatgacgacagcactcggcatttgtattctttaatgatccgacctggcttccttcctgttggcatcagcacttccAATAGAATCATTAAACCAGGTTATGAGACTTATCAACCAgtcgtagcagctcggcaatttggcttaggacaaatccctccccacttccatattcaccacttggtggagagcagagccgatctaccCGATgatctcaccagctcaagatgccaCAGCATGTTTGACCACCTCCACATtctaataccagccgatctatcttTTACTTCCTCGTCAATCGGCTTTAACACTTGGTGGgagatgtggaaaactcatgtattcagaagagctttaggcctTCTACtccagcaaattgatcctgaatatgcaatccccgaggaagaggtactgaatctgtgCACTTATTCTTTCCGAATCCTCTACCAATTTCTCTTGGCTAACCTTGCTCACCTTGCTttcagcaacaagatggtccagaacctatagCCAATAACGGGAAACCAGTCTACTTTCTTCCATCCGcccctgatgttcttttttgcaagggatcaccgtcgatgaagaaagtaataatgactgttataacacccggtttataaaaggacataaaccgagcaatcatatacgtgccatgatcaagtcacacgtatatacattagaatgaacagtatatcacagcacatatcacgtaaaaagatataataaaacgaatacgaatgttatttattacattaatgacaaaatgtctgatacagagtatgcggaagcataaAAACATATACAAgaagctctcggaagcagggcgccacaaggacgtcgactgggagacgaacgcctagaagtcctcgtactcctggtagctccgggtgaactccctcgcgtcggcaggaactgagcagcagtagagtgtccccaagaggaaaaagagtagagaaggcaacagtgagtacacaacttgtactcaacaagtataacacaaactatgaggctctaaggttggctgacccgactgcattagcttttaagtcttggcaaaattttattaaagctatttactacaagttgatgtattaccataaacccagttacaaagtaattaatcaaaattaaatcatgttactactgagaaccataccaaaccaagccacccggggaaacctgcctcgtcaaaggaagataaccccgctaatcaaaaggaggatctgggccgctcatgaccgtgagcacggctattataccagttttacactctgcagaggttgcatatctttacccacaagttgtgagttatgctagttgttcatcacacttccttaggtgagatgactagcaaactcactacgaggccattaccaagaatctcgttggtaaggcgtaaccgcgaagagttggatcggcgacgatggggcccacctcacgggggtacaagcacaggtgcacaaaccaagcacagaccaagccggaggagcagggaccattgaagcttaccaccctttaccccgcaggtaagttactccaaaccaaaaagacctaattagtaagccaagaccgtcccattccagtcttgtggtagcgctgttgtcccaggttgtcactctatgaaccggtccttatggagagtggccaaccaagcactaagcaccgtgctggccccctaaaccatgttgctaacaaaacatattttaacgagacgtgagccccgcaaacgggccactctcagaattaagttgcatataccattaatcaaattaattaaaaaggaccaagtgtgttatagcgcggcacctagcacaactaaccaaaatgcaacccaaaggatttatataaaggatataaagtggctagtaaagtccttataggcatacagtattaaaatgcagtatgaaaatataattaaaggtgataggtggtgttcatgttatacttgccttcctcgtactgctcctgctgctgctcaaactagtcGGAAGATGGCtactctgggtactggtactggggctccttagATGAATcaccgtctactcacgaacacatggccaaaagcaaagcacataataagcatacaagcaaacactaacaaaagctaagaaacagaacatcaatacataaaaatagcacactaaacttgtctaaaactattctacgcgttacaacgatcccgtggatataaagaacacctaaaacggagctaaaacgcaaaatctaggctaaaaacaagatccTGGGAcctttgtaagaaaactggagttccagggggtttctgaacaaaaccgaggactaaaacataattaaacattaaatctggGGTCTAACCCACAAAAACATCAAGTCAGGATGGCGGGCTCTAtatctaaaaagctcaggggtctaaaCATAAAAAACAGGGCTTGGATTGAAATACTTTTACACTGCATCGGAGTGCGGGTTTATTTTAGTAAAACACAGGGGGCTTTTTGCAAAACAGCCGACGCTGACCGTTTTCTGTGTTCTTTGACTTCGGCCCGATCAGATCTGGGCCGTTGGTCTGCGATCGGACGGTCACGGGcggttgggcgcgcggggcggcggcgcgagtcgccggcgcgtgattccgcggcggcgggctcgccggagatgcccaatcctgcgctccgggggtcaatccgACCCGAGCTTGGGTCTGAGATGATCAACACGCTATGTGTGATCCACTTGTGTGCTCAAAACGGGGAACCGGAGTTCGGGATGGCGTgcgcgacggcgggggcggACCTGCACGTCAAAGCTCACCGGCGTGCACGCGTTAGGTTGCTACGGGGTTCGGGTCTGGGCGCAAGTGTGCCGGTGCGTGTGCGCGGTTCTAACTCAAGTGGAAACGAGGCCCGTGCGGGGCTGTGTGGTGTTGCCCAAAATCGAGTAGGGCGGCGGTGTAGGGAGTTCGGCGGCG contains:
- the LOC120706712 gene encoding heavy metal-associated isoprenylated plant protein 6-like isoform X2, with amino-acid sequence MDCNGCEHKVRKTLRAIDGVSEVYIDQGNHKITVVGMADPERIVKAIRKTKRVPTIFSHKDPAAEAQPPPSEGEAPPPADPPADAPPEEAAPAEHTPETKEAPQAETPTMDAIMVNKMRDYPYGDGHHLYREHWANHPMGMPRVRYDAAPDHVTHNYSHHSTSPFIAEYSYRGSPDQEGRYYYSYNYYPGGGKGDGSQITSMFSDENPNTCSIV
- the LOC120706712 gene encoding heavy metal-associated isoprenylated plant protein 6-like isoform X1, which codes for MTAESETPRITELHVRMDCNGCEHKVRKTLRAIDGVSEVYIDQGNHKITVVGMADPERIVKAIRKTKRVPTIFSHKDPAAEAQPPPSEGEAPPPADPPADAPPEEAAPAEHTPETKEAPQAETPTMDAIMVNKMRDYPYGDGHHLYREHWANHPMGMPRVRYDAAPDHVTHNYSHHSTSPFIAEYSYRGSPDQEGRYYYSYNYYPGGGKGDGSQITSMFSDENPNTCSIV